A single region of the Hirundo rustica isolate bHirRus1 chromosome 31, bHirRus1.pri.v3, whole genome shotgun sequence genome encodes:
- the LOC120764563 gene encoding uncharacterized protein LOC120764563 — translation MEPRELSPPQVLEALVSVVATLGELASTVTAPRRSVWPLLYPKSLHTDLRRFTWRLRDMLDHGSVTSPGQHGDTSLSRALAALGATSGVTWANVKTWHDSVYVLTESWFWLVEEAVDLLDTWENVATDKATATTQAKDLQDKTASLGTAGENLVATARQPLVALAEDEVDSLLATHEARVVAVIKAMEESVVATSQAGAATRRGQRGEEALGLLRRLVVECDRATVFPLELLRQLGDIKTTLLNIKERSPNVPEDLVAAVAEAKRLWEASARLTTHHLLVTLGEIDFLLSSPYGGSGGPGGPRGRAVAERCQRAIEDIPRLLEGSGVTNVISSRR, via the exons ATGGAGCCCCGTGAG ctgtcccctccccaggtgCTGGAGGCGCTGGTGTCCGTGGTGGCCACTCTGGGCGAGCTGGCATCCACCGTGACTGCGCCACGCAGGAGCGTGTGGCCACTTCTGTACCCAAAGTCCCTGCATACAGACCTGAGGAGATTCACCTGGCGCCTCCGTGACATGCTGGACCACGGCAGTGTCACCTCTCCAGGCCAGCACGGTGACACCTCCCTGAGCCGAGCCCTGGCTGCCCTCGGTGCCACCTCGGGGGTCACCTGGGCCAATGTGAAAACCTGGCATGACTCGGTGTATGTGCTCACAGAGAGCTGGTTCTGGCTGGTTGAAGAGGCCGTTGATCTCCTTGATACCTGGGAGAACGTGGCCACCGACAaggccactgccaccacccaggCCAAGGACCTGCAGGACAAGACTGCCAgcttggggacagctggggaaaaCCTGGTGGCCACGGCCCGGCAGCCACTGGTGGCCCTGGCTGAGGACGAGGTGGACTCATTGTTGGCCACGCACGAAGCCCGGGTGGTGGCGGTCATCAAGGCCATGGAAGAGTCTGTGGTGGCCAccagccaggcaggggcagccaccaggaggggacagaggggggaggaggccctggggctgctgaggcGCTTGGTGGTTGAGTGTGACAGAGCCACCGTGTTCCCCTTGGAGCTCCTGCGCCAGCTTGGGGACATCAAGACCACCCTGTTGAACATAAAGGAGCGGTCCCCCAATGTCCCCGAGGACTTGGTGGCCGCAGTGGCTGAAGCCAAGCGTCTGTGGGAGGCCAGTGCCCGCCTAACCACGCATCACCTGCTGGTGACACTTGGGGAAATCGACTTCCTCCTCTCAAGTCCCTATGGCGGATCTGGTGGCCCTGGAGGCCCCCGTGGCCGTGCAGTGGCCGAGCGATGCCAAAGAGCCATTGAGGACATCCCGAGGCTGCTGGAGGGCAGTGGTGTCACCAATGTGATATCATCAAGGCGGTGA